One genomic window of Punica granatum isolate Tunisia-2019 chromosome 1, ASM765513v2, whole genome shotgun sequence includes the following:
- the LOC116205583 gene encoding proline-rich receptor-like protein kinase PERK8 — translation MEEDRVDISEEVNPSAPAHSQPPLTHAPPPPTPTSVLSTYSGAPPTHLQPPTSSGAPLPRVSLTSSASDDHARIAALEGTVNQLAASVTTNMAELFALLRGPNRASSSSTPPSGQGPTADPTSWIPPTQVPENTDAPAPPTMHTAVAHPFTIPFPPPPPAPAAVPLPPTAFLTSDQILSAPPPVSMPAPAAAYAVPPPMVFPAPSAPAPTHPQAAELPSYPPLQPHINFPYQAPPPINTTFLEPGTPTHAAQFASPTHFLPEVDAKQERKLKRMEETIRALQANETRPNTSYGDCSLFPGM, via the coding sequence ATGGAAGAAGACCGCGTCGATATCTCCGAGGAAGTCAATCCATCAGCCCCGGCACATTCTCAGCCGCCCCTGACGCATGCTCCGCCACCTCCAACTCCCACGAGTGTACTTTCAACGTATTCGGGCGCCCCTCCGACGCATCTCCAGCCCCCGACATCTTCAGGGGCGCCTCTCCCGCGAGTCTCACTAACGTCGTCCGCCTCCGACGACCACGCCCGCATCGCAGCACTTGAGGGCACAGTTAACCAATTAGCTGCAAGCGTGACCACCAACATGGCGGAATTGTTCGCCCTACTCAGAGGACCGAACCGCGCATCCTCAAGCTCGACACCACCTTCGGGACAGGGACCAACGGCCGACCCGACATCTTGGATTCCGCCAACCCAAGTTCCGGAAAACACTGATGCTCCCGCACCGCCGACGATGCACACGGCCGTGGCCCACCCATTTACCATCCCTtttccaccaccaccaccagcCCCCGCAGCAGTCCCTCTTCCGCCGACGGCGTTCCTCACTTCGGATCAGATCCTATCCGCGCCGCCACCTGTTTCCATGCCGGCCCCAGCTGCAGCCTATGCCGTCCCTCCGCCGATGGTTTTTCCTGCGCCAAGCGCACCTGCTCCGACTCATCCTCAAGCCGCAGAGCTTCCCTCCTACCCGCCTCTACAACCTCACATCAACTTCCCCTACCAAGCACCGCCGCCCATAAACACTACTTTCCTCGAACCAGGCACGCCGACTCAcgcggcccagttcgcctcaCCGACACACTTTCTTCCCGAGGTTGACGCCAAGCAGGAGCGAAAACTAaagaggatggaagaaacgatACGAGCCCTGCAGGCAAACGAGACTCGACCCAACACAAGCTATGGTGACTGTAGTCTTTTCCCGGGCATGTGA